The following are encoded in a window of Halosolutus halophilus genomic DNA:
- a CDS encoding high-potential iron-sulfur protein, producing MSDGESREPRRRFLRIAGTGPVLVFAGCLGDEEDGDTGEERPADWCLDQLEGSVPEVERNAVSTDGIERKDESELLSKEDAAYQCGPQEGQLCGNCTFYIDDKNGDGIGACTEVEGMIRSVDWCGIWAAREKAPQE from the coding sequence ATGAGTGACGGCGAGTCGCGGGAACCACGCCGCCGATTCCTTCGCATCGCCGGGACCGGCCCGGTACTAGTGTTCGCGGGCTGTCTCGGCGACGAAGAAGACGGGGACACCGGCGAAGAACGCCCGGCCGACTGGTGTCTCGACCAACTGGAGGGCTCCGTTCCGGAGGTCGAACGGAACGCAGTGAGTACCGACGGCATCGAGCGGAAAGACGAGAGCGAGTTACTATCGAAGGAGGACGCCGCGTACCAGTGCGGACCGCAGGAAGGACAGTTGTGCGGGAACTGCACGTTCTACATCGACGACAAGAACGGCGACGGGATCGGTGCGTGTACCGAAGTCGAAGGGATGATCCGATCGGTCGACTGGTGTGGGATCTGGGCGGCGAGAGAAAAGGCGCCCCAGGAGTGA
- a CDS encoding calcium/sodium antiporter: MSLVGDVTLVLGGVVALWLGAQWLVTAAATLARAAGISALVVGLTVVAFGTSAPELVVSVGAAFEGRADVAAGNVVGSNVFNLAFTLGLVAVVRPFRVSEKLVRRDTVAMAATTAVGIAVLANLVVSSVEGGLLLALFAAYLGWIWRTVTRSAATERHDAGSPTTDPASPTPAGGDSYEPNRDAESIRYGAEGARLLVGLALVLVGGRLLVDGASGIALSMGVSEWVVGVTIVAGGTSLPELATSIVATRHENLGIAAGNVVGSNVFNVLVVLGSAAVVRPLSVDGAVLSGLAWLALVTAIASAVLATGRRLSRLEGVGLLAIGASYWVWTIH; the protein is encoded by the coding sequence ATGAGCCTGGTTGGAGACGTCACACTCGTACTCGGCGGCGTAGTCGCGCTGTGGCTCGGCGCCCAGTGGCTCGTGACGGCGGCGGCGACGCTCGCGCGCGCGGCCGGCATCTCCGCGCTCGTCGTCGGCCTCACCGTCGTGGCGTTCGGGACGTCCGCGCCGGAACTCGTCGTCTCCGTCGGCGCGGCGTTCGAGGGGCGGGCCGACGTGGCGGCGGGGAACGTCGTCGGCTCGAACGTTTTCAACCTCGCGTTCACCCTCGGACTCGTCGCGGTCGTGCGCCCGTTCCGCGTCTCGGAGAAGTTGGTCCGACGGGACACCGTCGCGATGGCCGCGACGACCGCCGTCGGAATCGCCGTCCTCGCGAATCTCGTCGTCTCCAGCGTCGAGGGCGGCCTGTTACTCGCGCTGTTCGCGGCGTACCTCGGCTGGATCTGGCGTACCGTGACCCGATCGGCAGCTACGGAGCGTCACGACGCCGGAAGTCCCACCACCGATCCGGCGTCGCCGACCCCCGCGGGCGGCGACTCGTACGAGCCGAATCGAGACGCCGAGTCGATTCGATACGGCGCCGAGGGGGCGAGACTGCTGGTCGGTCTCGCACTGGTCCTCGTCGGCGGTCGACTCCTCGTCGACGGGGCGAGCGGGATCGCCCTGTCGATGGGGGTCTCGGAGTGGGTCGTCGGCGTCACCATCGTCGCCGGCGGGACGTCGCTGCCGGAACTGGCGACCTCGATCGTCGCGACGCGCCACGAGAACCTCGGTATCGCGGCGGGGAACGTCGTCGGCTCGAACGTCTTCAACGTCCTCGTCGTCCTCGGGAGCGCCGCGGTCGTGCGCCCGCTTTCCGTCGACGGGGCTGTCCTGTCGGGACTGGCGTGGCTCGCGCTTGTCACCGCGATCGCGTCGGCCGTCCTCGCGACCGGCCGACGACTGTCCCGGCTGGAAGGTGTCGGCCTGCTCGCCATCGGTGCGAGTTACTGGGTGTGGACCATCCACTGA
- a CDS encoding 3-keto-5-aminohexanoate cleavage protein, which yields MSYEDFLGGDPVIVTAALTGGVHGKEANPNLPETPEEIGRAAAAAEEAGASVVHLHARKPNGERSFATDRFQEIDDAVRRHADDVIVQHSTGGTGAHAEERHQPLRTDPPPEMASLDMGPLNRYDHLTSENTRAMVDALHAEMQDRGIKPELEVFNDGHANEVYGLLDRRDLAEPVYATLIFGGGTLTRPRPRNLLNAVSNLPDGARFNTLGFGPHQLPFATLGILLGGHVRVGLEDNVYYRQGELATSNAQLVERVVRVAEELGREVATPAQAREILGL from the coding sequence ATGAGCTACGAGGACTTCCTCGGCGGCGATCCGGTGATCGTCACGGCGGCGCTGACGGGCGGCGTCCACGGGAAGGAAGCGAATCCGAACCTGCCGGAGACGCCCGAGGAGATCGGCCGGGCCGCGGCCGCAGCCGAGGAGGCCGGCGCGTCGGTCGTGCACCTCCACGCCCGCAAACCGAACGGTGAACGATCGTTCGCGACCGATCGCTTTCAGGAGATCGACGACGCGGTTCGGCGACACGCCGACGACGTGATCGTCCAGCACTCGACCGGCGGCACCGGTGCGCACGCCGAGGAGCGACACCAACCCCTCAGAACGGATCCGCCGCCGGAGATGGCCTCGCTCGACATGGGCCCGCTGAACCGGTACGATCACCTCACCAGCGAGAACACGCGGGCGATGGTCGACGCGCTCCACGCGGAGATGCAGGATCGCGGTATCAAACCGGAACTCGAGGTGTTCAACGACGGACACGCGAACGAGGTCTACGGACTGCTCGATCGCCGCGACCTCGCCGAACCGGTGTACGCGACGCTCATCTTCGGCGGTGGCACGCTCACGCGACCCCGGCCGCGGAACCTGCTGAACGCCGTCTCGAACCTCCCGGACGGAGCACGGTTCAACACGCTCGGGTTCGGCCCCCACCAGTTGCCGTTCGCGACGCTCGGAATCCTGCTCGGCGGCCACGTCCGCGTCGGCCTCGAGGACAACGTCTATTACCGGCAGGGCGAACTCGCGACGAGCAACGCGCAACTCGTCGAGCGCGTCGTTCGCGTCGCCGAGGAACTCGGTCGCGAGGTCGCCACGCCGGCGCAGGCACGCGAGATACTGGGCCTCTGA
- a CDS encoding ring-cleaving dioxygenase, which produces MAPTTPGLHHVTAIAGDPRANAEFYVGALGLRFVKRTVNHDDTGTYHFYFGDEQGTPGTNITFFPWTDRGHSGQFGAGQTRDTAYLIRSDSVDYWADRLASQGVAVDRSERFGETVLGFDDPDGIGLELVGSEAAREADAKPWADSPVPADHQLRGFHSVTLAVDAFEPTAEVLTDVLGYELEGEDDGRRRYRTPDGGPGSAVDLVETDADRGHMGVGTVHHVAFEAADVHEQERWRGVFRDHRLDVTEVIDRKYFQSIYSREPGGVLFEIATTGPGFTVDEDVDELGSTLTLPEWLEDERERIEAQLPEFEGPTAETGGN; this is translated from the coding sequence ATGGCACCGACGACACCCGGTCTCCACCACGTGACGGCGATCGCCGGCGACCCGCGGGCCAACGCGGAGTTCTACGTCGGCGCGCTCGGCCTGCGGTTCGTCAAGCGAACCGTCAACCACGACGATACGGGGACCTATCACTTCTACTTCGGCGACGAGCAGGGGACGCCGGGGACGAACATCACGTTCTTTCCGTGGACCGATCGCGGCCACTCGGGCCAGTTCGGGGCCGGCCAGACGCGGGACACGGCCTACCTGATTCGATCCGACTCCGTCGACTACTGGGCTGATCGACTCGCATCGCAGGGCGTGGCGGTCGATCGCTCCGAGCGGTTCGGCGAGACGGTACTCGGGTTCGACGACCCGGACGGGATCGGGCTCGAACTCGTCGGAAGCGAGGCGGCCAGAGAGGCCGACGCAAAACCGTGGGCAGACAGCCCAGTACCCGCCGATCACCAGCTCCGCGGCTTCCACAGCGTGACCCTCGCCGTCGACGCGTTCGAACCGACCGCGGAGGTGCTCACCGACGTCCTCGGCTACGAACTCGAGGGCGAGGACGACGGTCGCCGCCGGTATCGGACGCCAGACGGCGGCCCGGGATCGGCAGTGGACCTCGTCGAGACCGACGCGGACCGTGGCCACATGGGCGTCGGAACCGTCCACCACGTCGCGTTCGAGGCCGCGGACGTCCACGAGCAAGAGCGGTGGCGCGGCGTCTTCCGAGATCACCGACTGGACGTCACGGAGGTCATCGATCGCAAGTACTTCCAGTCGATCTATTCGCGGGAACCCGGCGGCGTGCTCTTCGAGATCGCGACGACCGGCCCCGGCTTCACCGTCGACGAGGACGTCGACGAACTCGGCTCGACCCTCACCCTCCCCGAGTGGCTCGAGGACGAACGCGAGCGGATCGAAGCTCAGTTGCCCGAGTTCGAGGGCCCGACCGCCGAGACGGGAGGGAACTGA
- a CDS encoding iron-containing alcohol dehydrogenase family protein, which produces MSRRDGFRFEYDPGVLRFGSGSVDDLADELARQGFDRALLVCGSTVGNSPAVIDPVTEGLGDRLGGVFAETTTKKRLATAVEGTEAMDAHDADVLVALGGGSSLDVAKVISVLDAADRDPAAIGREFEERGTISIPSGSLAPIVAIPTTLAGADLSTVAGVTAAPDGGLVDAPTSGGVGDPRLMPGAIVYDPALVATTPKSILAASAMNGFDKGIETLYARTATPVTDATAMRGLGLLRDGLRRLGDEGPTEDVLEPVLEGTMVVQYGISRPGETTLSIVHAFGHGLTRSYDVQQGAAHGVVAPHVLRYLFEEVDGRRDLLADALGVGDAADRAEAIVDAVADVRDALDLPARLRDVDGPEPDEFPAVAEAILEDSFVANAPAGLEPTQEAIEAVLEDAY; this is translated from the coding sequence GTGAGCCGGCGCGACGGCTTCCGGTTCGAGTACGATCCCGGCGTCCTCCGGTTCGGATCCGGCTCGGTGGACGACCTCGCGGACGAACTCGCGAGGCAGGGGTTCGATCGGGCACTCCTCGTCTGCGGCTCGACGGTCGGAAACTCGCCCGCGGTGATCGATCCGGTCACCGAGGGACTCGGCGATCGACTCGGCGGCGTCTTCGCCGAGACGACGACGAAAAAGCGCCTCGCGACGGCGGTCGAGGGGACCGAAGCGATGGACGCCCACGACGCGGACGTCCTCGTCGCACTCGGCGGCGGGAGCAGCCTCGACGTCGCGAAAGTCATCAGCGTCCTCGACGCCGCCGACCGCGATCCCGCGGCGATCGGGCGGGAGTTCGAAGAGCGGGGCACGATCTCGATCCCGTCGGGATCGCTGGCACCGATCGTCGCGATTCCGACGACGCTCGCGGGTGCCGACCTCTCGACCGTCGCCGGCGTGACGGCGGCACCCGATGGCGGCCTGGTCGACGCGCCGACGAGCGGCGGCGTCGGCGATCCGCGGCTGATGCCCGGCGCGATCGTCTACGACCCCGCGCTCGTCGCGACGACTCCGAAATCGATCCTCGCGGCCTCCGCGATGAACGGGTTCGACAAGGGGATCGAGACCCTCTACGCCCGAACCGCCACGCCGGTGACGGACGCGACTGCGATGCGCGGTCTCGGACTCCTGCGGGACGGCCTCCGGCGACTCGGCGACGAGGGCCCGACCGAAGACGTGCTCGAACCGGTACTCGAGGGGACGATGGTCGTCCAGTACGGCATCTCCCGCCCCGGCGAGACCACGCTCTCGATCGTCCACGCGTTCGGTCACGGGTTGACCCGATCGTACGACGTGCAACAGGGTGCCGCCCACGGCGTCGTCGCGCCACACGTCCTCCGGTACCTCTTCGAGGAGGTCGACGGCCGGCGGGACCTCCTCGCGGACGCGCTGGGCGTCGGTGACGCGGCCGATCGGGCCGAGGCGATCGTCGACGCCGTCGCGGACGTCCGCGACGCGCTCGATCTGCCGGCGCGGCTCCGGGACGTCGACGGACCCGAACCGGACGAGTTCCCGGCCGTCGCCGAGGCGATTCTGGAGGACTCGTTCGTGGCGAACGCGCCGGCCGGGCTGGAGCCGACGCAGGAGGCGATCGAGGCCGTGCTCGAAGACGCGTACTGA
- a CDS encoding DoxX family protein: MVVDAGPGAIAFLLARVLFGGLLAFQGLNHFANADAMTGYTEAKGAPAPRLSVLASGGVLVVGGLGIALGAFPAIAAGLLAAFFLVVTPVMHDFWAVPEDQQQSEMTDFIKNVELFAGALVFLVLALGVESWAYALNLGL, translated from the coding sequence ATGGTCGTCGACGCTGGCCCCGGTGCGATCGCGTTCCTGCTCGCTCGAGTGCTCTTCGGCGGGTTGCTCGCGTTCCAGGGACTCAATCACTTCGCGAACGCCGACGCGATGACCGGCTACACGGAGGCGAAGGGAGCCCCCGCTCCCCGGCTGAGCGTCCTCGCCTCGGGCGGGGTCCTCGTCGTCGGCGGACTGGGGATCGCGCTCGGAGCCTTCCCGGCGATCGCCGCGGGGCTACTCGCGGCGTTCTTCCTCGTCGTGACGCCGGTCATGCACGACTTCTGGGCGGTTCCCGAGGATCAGCAGCAGTCCGAGATGACCGACTTCATCAAGAACGTCGAACTGTTCGCCGGCGCACTCGTCTTTCTCGTCCTCGCCCTCGGCGTCGAGTCGTGGGCGTACGCGCTGAACCTCGGGCTGTAG
- a CDS encoding glutathione S-transferase family protein produces the protein MNMLVDGEWRTDANESTTDEGSFERQQTTFRDWIRDDPDAEFQPEAGRYHLYVSAACPWAHRTLITRALKGLEDAVSVSVVDPYRDQDGWQFTPEKEGCTRDHVHDADFLRELYVRADPDVTCRVTVPVLWDEERDTIVNNESREIMRMLDTAFDGIGENEVDLYPEGYREAVDRILDEIYEPINNGVYRAGFATEQEPYDEAIDDLFSALDHWDDVLADQRYLAGDRLTEADIAMFTTLVRFDEVYHTHFMCNVQYVREYDNLWPYLRDLYGTPGIGETVNMDHIKEHYYTTHPGVNPHRIVARGPELAFDEPHDRDDLPGSPPTALAAASADD, from the coding sequence ATGAACATGCTCGTCGACGGCGAGTGGCGCACCGACGCGAACGAATCGACCACCGACGAGGGATCGTTCGAGCGACAGCAGACGACGTTCCGGGACTGGATCCGCGACGATCCCGACGCCGAGTTCCAGCCCGAAGCGGGGCGGTATCACCTCTACGTCTCCGCCGCCTGCCCCTGGGCCCATCGCACCCTGATCACGCGCGCACTGAAGGGCCTCGAAGACGCCGTCTCCGTCTCGGTCGTCGACCCGTACCGCGACCAGGACGGCTGGCAGTTCACCCCCGAGAAGGAGGGGTGTACCCGCGATCACGTCCACGACGCGGACTTCCTCCGGGAGCTATACGTCCGGGCTGATCCCGACGTCACGTGTCGAGTGACAGTCCCCGTGCTCTGGGACGAAGAACGGGACACGATCGTCAACAACGAGTCGAGGGAGATCATGCGAATGCTCGACACCGCGTTCGACGGGATCGGAGAGAACGAAGTCGACCTCTACCCCGAGGGGTACCGGGAGGCGGTCGATCGGATCCTCGACGAGATTTACGAACCGATCAACAACGGCGTCTACCGGGCCGGGTTCGCGACCGAACAGGAGCCCTACGACGAAGCGATCGACGACCTGTTCTCGGCGCTCGACCACTGGGACGACGTGCTCGCGGACCAGCGCTATCTGGCCGGCGATCGGCTCACGGAGGCGGATATCGCGATGTTCACGACGCTCGTCCGGTTCGACGAGGTCTATCACACCCACTTCATGTGTAACGTCCAGTACGTCCGGGAGTACGACAACCTCTGGCCGTATCTCCGCGACCTGTACGGGACGCCCGGCATCGGCGAGACGGTGAACATGGATCACATCAAAGAACACTACTACACGACGCACCCGGGCGTCAACCCGCACCGCATCGTCGCCCGCGGTCCGGAACTCGCCTTCGACGAGCCACACGATCGGGACGACCTTCCCGGAAGTCCGCCGACGGCCCTCGCGGCGGCGAGTGCCGACGACTGA
- a CDS encoding DUF7535 family protein has protein sequence MSTKVSESTGYTENFQMSAFGYIMAAILVILLLPLLPVFAVAWIIWRVFRSDEEIEESFESWREGSQRPPSGT, from the coding sequence ATGTCAACCAAGGTGTCGGAGTCGACGGGCTACACCGAGAACTTCCAGATGTCCGCCTTCGGCTACATCATGGCGGCGATTCTCGTCATCCTGCTATTGCCGCTGCTCCCGGTCTTCGCGGTCGCGTGGATCATCTGGCGCGTCTTCCGATCGGACGAGGAGATCGAGGAGAGCTTCGAGTCGTGGCGGGAGGGATCCCAGCGCCCCCCGAGCGGGACGTAG
- a CDS encoding NAD-dependent epimerase/dehydratase family protein has translation MTDIAITGASGRVGRQAIEALSDEDLTLFSHSETEDLDTTPIEISDRDAFVDALGDQDVLIHLAANPSPRAEWDAVSGPNVDGAYNAYEAAEDHGVERVVFASSNHAVNMGNAVSSIRPESTIGSPAVIRPDDAPDPDTYYGVTKVFGEAMGSYYAHRVGMDVVNLRIGWLLSRDELREEVADRDAAGERYARAMWLSPDDCRRLIRAVATRALSKTPTVAHGISRNSERFLSLTETMLEFDYRPQDDAAEVLDDEDDGRDGLTTT, from the coding sequence ATGACTGACATCGCGATCACCGGCGCGTCCGGCCGGGTCGGGCGACAGGCGATCGAGGCGCTGTCGGACGAGGATCTGACGCTCTTTTCGCACAGCGAAACCGAGGATCTGGACACCACGCCGATCGAAATCTCCGATCGGGACGCGTTCGTCGACGCGCTGGGGGACCAGGACGTCCTGATCCACCTCGCGGCCAACCCGAGTCCGCGAGCCGAGTGGGACGCGGTTTCGGGTCCGAACGTCGACGGCGCCTACAACGCCTACGAGGCGGCCGAGGATCACGGCGTCGAGCGCGTCGTCTTCGCGAGTTCGAACCACGCGGTCAACATGGGGAACGCGGTCTCCTCGATTCGCCCGGAGTCGACGATCGGGTCGCCGGCCGTCATCCGACCCGACGACGCGCCCGATCCGGACACGTACTACGGCGTGACGAAGGTCTTCGGCGAGGCGATGGGGTCCTATTACGCACACCGGGTCGGTATGGACGTGGTCAACCTGCGGATCGGCTGGCTCCTCTCCCGGGACGAACTCCGGGAGGAGGTCGCGGACCGCGACGCCGCCGGGGAGCGCTACGCCCGCGCGATGTGGCTCAGTCCGGACGACTGCCGGCGGCTGATCCGGGCGGTCGCGACCCGGGCGCTGTCGAAGACGCCGACGGTCGCCCACGGCATCTCCCGGAATTCGGAGCGGTTCCTCTCGTTGACGGAGACGATGCTCGAATTCGACTATCGGCCGCAGGACGACGCGGCCGAGGTGCTCGACGACGAGGACGACGGGCGAGACGGACTGACGACGACGTGA
- a CDS encoding alcohol dehydrogenase catalytic domain-containing protein produces MRAAAFTELSGPDGVSVIDKPSPDPGPDEAVVDVEACSINRHDLWVLEGDSAMVDADDLPFVTGLDLAGVVREVGTDVSGIDPGDRVVLCPNQTCRSCRFCREGPENMCERFSLYHGGLAEAACVRADRLLELAADVSATTAASLPTAYTTAFHMLRRADVGPADLVFVPGATGGVGVATVQLASLLGARTIGTSSSGAKLDRVQELGLDHAICATDTDEIHAAVTEIGEPDAVINHLGGEYTALGQDVMRRGGTMTICGRTAGDTSSIDVPDLFLEHKRVVGSTMGTQDDLRRLVDLVAEGELEPEIDETYPLEETNTAFEAMEDRESVGKLVLEP; encoded by the coding sequence ATGCGCGCCGCAGCCTTCACCGAATTGAGTGGTCCGGATGGGGTAAGCGTGATCGACAAGCCGTCCCCTGACCCCGGCCCCGACGAGGCCGTCGTCGACGTCGAAGCCTGTTCGATCAATCGACACGATCTGTGGGTCCTCGAAGGGGATTCGGCGATGGTCGACGCCGACGATCTCCCGTTCGTGACGGGACTGGATCTCGCTGGTGTGGTCCGCGAGGTCGGGACAGACGTGTCCGGAATCGACCCCGGGGACAGGGTCGTCCTCTGTCCGAACCAGACGTGCAGGTCGTGCCGATTCTGCAGGGAGGGGCCGGAGAACATGTGCGAGCGGTTCTCACTGTACCACGGCGGGCTTGCCGAGGCAGCCTGCGTCCGGGCCGATCGACTCCTCGAGTTAGCCGCCGACGTGAGCGCGACGACTGCCGCCTCGCTGCCGACAGCGTACACCACGGCATTTCACATGCTTCGGCGTGCCGACGTTGGCCCGGCCGACCTCGTCTTTGTTCCCGGCGCAACGGGCGGTGTCGGCGTCGCGACCGTCCAGCTCGCGTCTCTCCTCGGTGCTCGAACGATCGGGACGTCCTCGTCAGGAGCGAAACTCGATCGCGTGCAGGAACTCGGCCTCGATCACGCGATCTGCGCGACGGACACCGACGAGATCCACGCGGCAGTGACGGAGATCGGCGAGCCTGACGCGGTCATCAACCATCTCGGTGGTGAGTACACCGCGCTCGGACAGGACGTGATGCGACGCGGTGGAACGATGACCATCTGTGGGCGAACGGCGGGGGACACGTCGTCGATCGACGTCCCGGATCTGTTCCTGGAACACAAACGCGTCGTCGGGTCGACGATGGGAACACAGGACGACCTGCGTCGACTCGTCGACCTCGTTGCAGAAGGCGAACTCGAACCGGAAATCGACGAGACGTACCCGCTCGAGGAGACGAACACGGCCTTCGAAGCGATGGAGGACCGTGAGAGCGTCGGAAAGCTCGTCCTCGAGCCGTAG
- a CDS encoding ABC transporter permease: MSVGGLAVRASAVVGIAVAQLRRAPGRTALTVLAVTLAVLSVTLLAGLGIGVIEKGEDGLDSADRDIWISSEPVDPAASGTENPIADSHGVTRAVTARDDIQSATPIAMHVVYVGTEPSDLERRSAVGVHETHDGFDFEEGGGFELDQEDVEAASGPSPDEVPSGEIVIDPRIAESHDVGVGDTIYVGASREGEGAREFTVVGISGHHSQYLGSPAVTVPLVDLQVVTGTAGTDRATFVTADVTEDADRDAVRDDLAEEYPEYDVRTSDEQVEAMIEERPIVLASGFTLVGLAVVGGVVLTANLFVLVTSQQREQLAALRALGLSRWLLAGTIGVQGLVVGLLGGLVGLAATPPIAAALNRLAASVVGFERLLRTSPEVYAAGFLLAVGVGTLVALVTGWRAGRYSRIEHLEE; encoded by the coding sequence ATGAGCGTCGGCGGGCTGGCCGTGCGGGCGAGCGCCGTCGTCGGGATCGCCGTCGCACAGCTCCGACGGGCACCCGGTCGGACCGCGCTCACCGTGCTCGCGGTCACGCTGGCGGTGCTCTCGGTGACGCTGCTTGCGGGCCTCGGAATCGGCGTCATCGAGAAGGGGGAGGACGGCCTCGACAGCGCGGATCGCGACATCTGGATCTCGAGCGAGCCCGTCGATCCGGCCGCCAGCGGGACGGAGAACCCGATCGCCGACTCCCACGGCGTCACGAGAGCGGTCACGGCACGGGACGACATCCAGTCTGCGACCCCGATCGCGATGCACGTGGTCTACGTCGGCACGGAGCCGTCGGACCTGGAACGTCGATCCGCGGTCGGGGTCCACGAAACCCACGACGGGTTCGACTTCGAGGAGGGTGGCGGCTTCGAACTCGACCAGGAGGACGTGGAGGCAGCCAGTGGCCCCAGTCCCGACGAGGTCCCGAGCGGCGAAATCGTGATCGACCCGCGGATCGCCGAGTCCCACGACGTCGGCGTCGGCGACACGATCTACGTCGGCGCGAGCCGCGAGGGGGAAGGGGCGAGGGAGTTCACGGTCGTCGGAATCTCCGGGCACCACTCGCAGTACCTGGGCTCACCAGCGGTGACGGTCCCCCTCGTCGACCTGCAGGTCGTCACAGGCACGGCAGGGACGGATCGCGCGACGTTCGTCACCGCCGACGTGACCGAGGACGCCGATCGGGACGCCGTCCGCGACGACCTCGCCGAGGAGTATCCGGAGTACGACGTCCGGACCAGCGACGAACAGGTCGAAGCGATGATCGAAGAGCGACCGATCGTGCTCGCGAGCGGCTTCACGCTGGTCGGCCTCGCCGTCGTCGGTGGCGTCGTTCTCACGGCCAATCTGTTCGTCCTCGTGACCTCCCAGCAACGCGAACAGCTCGCCGCCCTCCGGGCGCTCGGGCTCTCTCGCTGGCTCCTGGCCGGGACGATCGGCGTGCAGGGACTGGTCGTCGGCCTGCTGGGTGGGCTCGTCGGACTCGCGGCGACACCACCGATCGCAGCCGCCCTGAACCGGCTTGCGGCCTCGGTCGTCGGGTTCGAACGGCTCCTGCGGACGTCCCCCGAAGTCTACGCCGCCGGCTTCCTCCTCGCCGTCGGCGTCGGGACGCTCGTCGCGCTCGTCACCGGCTGGCGTGCCGGGCGGTACTCCCGAATCGAGCACCTCGAGGAGTGA
- a CDS encoding FtsX-like permease family protein yields MDDDAADRDPGEVDGRRRTRWAGLVGLTATRLWKRATRTVTGRIASTIVAVALTIAFLLVITGVALALAEGGVAAETDADVRITPDESGTLSTIDGLEGPRLGMANERAATIRSQSGVDHASPVLLETVRLESAEGEPRTVLLVGVAPDGESRTVAGLPTTDLEPVDSRGDGGGDGRSSDAGIVLSSAAADRLDASQGDEVAVSSVYSGSGGPSLTVTAVEESRADAESDVPVALVRLDELQAVAGADDGQLATQLLVWGEPDAAASAAEEAYPYATVESTAGGDPSTLFGDGLALATSLLALVVGVTICAAFVATTMGLTVDQDRRAMAVLEAVGFPARSRLAVVALTTGITTLCGALLGLCLGVLGITAVNAIASATLASDTVAIVTPLFVPYAIGVALLAGLVAVPYPLAVASRTTVLEEVSR; encoded by the coding sequence ATGGACGATGACGCCGCCGACCGGGATCCCGGCGAGGTGGACGGACGGCGACGGACGCGGTGGGCCGGACTCGTCGGGCTCACGGCGACCAGGCTCTGGAAACGGGCGACCCGAACCGTCACGGGGCGTATCGCGTCGACGATCGTCGCGGTCGCGCTGACGATCGCGTTCCTGCTGGTTATCACGGGAGTCGCACTGGCGCTCGCCGAGGGCGGGGTCGCGGCGGAGACCGACGCGGACGTCCGGATCACGCCGGACGAGAGCGGGACGCTGTCGACCATCGACGGCCTCGAGGGCCCGCGACTCGGGATGGCCAACGAACGGGCCGCGACGATCCGATCGCAGTCGGGGGTCGATCACGCCTCCCCGGTGCTGCTCGAGACGGTGCGACTCGAGTCCGCCGAGGGCGAGCCGCGAACGGTGCTCCTGGTCGGCGTCGCTCCCGACGGGGAGTCGCGGACCGTCGCGGGGCTCCCGACGACCGACCTCGAGCCGGTCGATTCGCGGGGCGACGGCGGCGGGGACGGGCGGTCGTCGGACGCGGGGATCGTCCTCTCCAGCGCGGCCGCGGACCGCCTCGACGCGTCCCAGGGCGACGAGGTCGCCGTCTCGAGCGTCTATTCGGGATCCGGAGGGCCGTCGCTGACCGTCACGGCCGTCGAGGAGTCGAGAGCGGACGCGGAGAGCGACGTTCCCGTCGCGCTCGTCCGACTGGACGAACTGCAGGCGGTCGCCGGCGCCGACGACGGGCAACTCGCCACCCAGCTTCTGGTGTGGGGCGAGCCTGACGCGGCGGCGTCGGCCGCCGAGGAGGCGTACCCATACGCCACGGTCGAGTCGACGGCCGGCGGCGATCCGTCGACGCTGTTCGGCGACGGGCTGGCACTCGCGACGAGCCTGCTCGCGCTCGTCGTCGGCGTGACGATCTGCGCGGCCTTCGTCGCGACGACGATGGGACTGACCGTCGACCAGGATCGCCGTGCGATGGCCGTCCTCGAGGCGGTCGGCTTTCCGGCCCGGAGCCGGCTCGCGGTCGTCGCACTGACGACGGGAATCACGACGCTCTGTGGCGCACTCCTGGGGCTCTGTCTCGGCGTCCTCGGGATCACTGCCGTCAACGCGATCGCGAGCGCGACCCTCGCCTCGGACACGGTCGCGATCGTCACGCCGCTGTTCGTGCCGTACGCGATCGGCGTTGCACTGCTGGCCGGGCTGGTAGCCGTCCCCTACCCGCTCGCGGTCGCCTCCCGGACGACCGTCCTCGAGGAGGTGAGTCGATGA